In one window of Desulfonatronum thioautotrophicum DNA:
- a CDS encoding PD-(D/E)XK nuclease domain-containing protein — protein sequence MDTVTVIFKDIAYTLETKRDEAFFHTVFYLMVSASGVDARSEVLTREGRIDLVPHLGGRIYIIEFKCNQNADAALAQIRHKGYALHCTPDWRLHSCFHLTEDTTGHTA from the coding sequence ATGGACACGGTCACGGTCATTTTCAAGGACATCGCCTACACCCTGGAAACCAAACGCGACGAGGCGTTTTTCCACACCGTGTTCTACCTGATGGTCAGCGCCTCCGGGGTGGATGCCAGAAGCGAGGTCTTGACCCGCGAGGGGCGGATCGACCTGGTGCCGCACCTCGGAGGGCGGATCTACATCATCGAATTCAAGTGCAACCAGAACGCGGACGCGGCCCTGGCCCAGATCCGGCACAAGGGCTACGCCCTGCATTGCACCCCGGACTGGCGCCTGCACTCCTGTTTTCACCTCACCGAAGACACCACGGGCCACACCGCCTGA
- a CDS encoding twin-arginine translocase TatA/TatE family subunit, producing MFGIGMTELIVVLVIILIIFGANKLPEIGSGMGRAIKNFKKATTEPEEIEVSAQKKEPTESKETSKES from the coding sequence ATGTTTGGAATAGGCATGACAGAACTCATTGTAGTGCTGGTGATCATCCTGATCATCTTTGGGGCCAACAAACTCCCGGAAATCGGCTCCGGCATGGGACGAGCCATCAAGAATTTCAAGAAGGCAACCACTGAGCCGGAAGAAATTGAGGTTTCCGCGCAAAAGAAGGAACCGACGGAATCCAAGGAAACCTCCAAGGAATCCTAA
- a CDS encoding ATP-binding protein, with the protein MPRLPNLPVGKSSFESIRQNKDLYVDKTRWIHQMASRGEYYFLSRPRRFGKSLTVSTLRCLFEGRRELFEGLWIAEYGEWEWREHPVILLDFNGISHETPEILTASLHEHIGLVARANDIPIRTTMLKGQFMELILALHQKTGQKVVILVDEYDKPLIDHLGRGEAELDIAKGNRDKLKQFFGVIKENNVADVLRFVFITGVSKFSRVSIFSELNNLTDLTMSRHYAEMLGYTQEELETRFAEYAAHFARETGQTAQEVLDKLRLMYNGYRFSEKDVRVYNPFSVLSALQEQAFRNYWFETGTPTFLINLLRERNWYLPEIENMQATLSMFSTYELENLQPEALLFQTGYVTLKNIDYGLYFFDYPNQEVKTAFLEMLLHSLAQGLPQSSRFRVLAKYLHQEDLSAFMDTVTAIFKDLAYTLETKRDEAYFHTVFYLMVSASGVDARSEVLTCDGRIDLVVHIGERIYIIEFKCNQSADAALAQIRDKGYALAYRGLGRRVTLLGINFDTEKRNVSEWKVEEDGSASGASA; encoded by the coding sequence ATGCCCAGACTGCCCAATCTGCCCGTCGGTAAATCCTCCTTTGAAAGCATCCGCCAAAACAAGGACCTTTACGTGGACAAGACCCGGTGGATTCACCAGATGGCCAGCCGGGGTGAATATTACTTCCTGTCTCGGCCCCGGCGCTTCGGCAAGTCCCTGACCGTGTCCACGTTGCGCTGTCTGTTCGAAGGCCGGCGGGAGCTGTTTGAGGGCTTGTGGATTGCGGAGTATGGGGAGTGGGAGTGGCGCGAGCATCCCGTGATCCTGCTGGATTTCAATGGGATCAGCCACGAGACGCCGGAAATATTGACGGCCAGCCTGCACGAGCACATCGGCCTGGTCGCGAGGGCCAACGACATACCGATTCGGACAACGATGCTCAAAGGGCAGTTCATGGAATTGATCCTCGCCCTGCATCAAAAGACCGGCCAAAAAGTCGTGATCCTTGTCGATGAATACGACAAGCCGCTCATCGATCACCTGGGCAGGGGCGAGGCGGAATTGGACATCGCCAAGGGCAACCGTGACAAGCTGAAACAGTTTTTCGGGGTGATCAAGGAAAACAACGTGGCCGACGTTCTGCGCTTCGTGTTCATCACCGGGGTGTCCAAGTTCAGCCGGGTGTCCATCTTTTCGGAGTTGAACAATCTCACGGACCTGACCATGAGCCGCCATTACGCGGAAATGCTCGGCTACACCCAGGAGGAACTGGAAACCCGCTTCGCGGAGTACGCGGCCCATTTCGCTCGGGAGACCGGCCAGACGGCCCAGGAGGTATTGGACAAGCTGCGGTTGATGTACAATGGATACCGCTTTTCCGAGAAGGACGTCCGGGTCTACAACCCCTTTTCCGTTCTGAGCGCTCTCCAGGAACAGGCCTTCCGCAACTACTGGTTCGAGACCGGAACACCCACATTCCTGATCAACCTGCTCCGGGAGAGGAACTGGTATCTGCCGGAGATTGAGAACATGCAGGCCACACTGAGCATGTTCAGCACCTATGAGCTGGAAAACCTCCAGCCCGAAGCCCTGCTCTTTCAGACCGGCTATGTGACGCTCAAGAATATCGACTACGGCCTGTACTTCTTTGACTATCCCAACCAGGAAGTGAAGACTGCCTTTCTGGAGATGCTGCTGCACTCCCTCGCCCAGGGCCTGCCTCAATCCTCCCGGTTCAGGGTGCTGGCCAAATACCTGCACCAGGAAGATTTGTCCGCCTTCATGGACACGGTCACGGCCATCTTCAAGGATCTCGCCTACACACTGGAAACCAAACGCGACGAGGCCTATTTCCACACCGTATTCTACCTGATGGTCAGCGCCTCCGGGGTGGACGCCCGTAGCGAGGTGCTGACCTGCGACGGACGGATCGACCTGGTGGTGCATATAGGGGAACGGATCTACATCATCGAATTCAAGTGCAACCAGAGCGCGGACGCGGCCCTGGCCCAGATCCGGGACAAGGGCTACGCCCTGGCCTACCGGGGTCTGGGCAGGAGAGTCACCCTGCTGGGAATCAACTTTGATACGGAAAAGCGCAATGTGAGTGAGTGGAAGGTGGAGGAGGACGGGAGTGCGTCAGGCGCCTCGGCGTAA
- a CDS encoding HAD family hydrolase, with translation MRTGPSHVADPGLKGIVLDCDGVILDSFQANSVFYNTLRRGVGLPPMSTEEAAYVHSHSVHESLRRIIPAELRDDLEAVKKQIRYTDLMPYLQLEPGLERFLRTARSKGLRLAICTNRTDTMGTILDHYHLSGFFYPVETAATVTFPKPHPEGLNKILDKWRLSRSEIAFIGDSAVDEQTAASARVRFWTYKNERLRAHVLIPSFDALSRWLLKRDRVI, from the coding sequence ATGAGGACCGGCCCAAGTCACGTTGCCGACCCTGGACTCAAGGGAATCGTCCTGGACTGCGACGGCGTGATCCTGGATTCATTCCAGGCCAATTCCGTCTTTTACAATACCCTGCGGCGGGGAGTGGGGCTACCGCCCATGAGTACCGAGGAAGCAGCCTACGTGCACAGCCATTCGGTGCACGAATCCTTGCGACGGATCATACCCGCCGAACTTCGGGATGACCTGGAAGCCGTAAAAAAACAGATCCGCTATACGGATCTGATGCCCTACCTCCAACTGGAGCCGGGATTGGAGCGATTTCTGAGAACGGCTCGCTCCAAAGGACTCCGTTTGGCCATTTGCACCAACCGGACCGACACCATGGGAACGATTCTGGACCACTATCACCTGTCTGGTTTTTTTTATCCCGTGGAGACAGCGGCAACGGTGACCTTTCCCAAGCCGCATCCCGAAGGGTTGAACAAGATTCTCGACAAGTGGAGGCTTAGTCGTTCGGAGATCGCCTTTATCGGCGACTCTGCCGTGGACGAGCAGACTGCGGCATCGGCAAGGGTCCGCTTTTGGACCTACAAGAACGAACGGTTGCGTGCTCACGTCCTGATTCCAAGCTTCGACGCGCTCAGCCGGTGGCTGCTGAAGCGCGACCGAGTCATCTGA
- a CDS encoding cysteine synthase, producing MIYSHVLSLIGNTPLVGLNKLNPFAGVRIAAKLEERNPGGSIKDRVALAMIEQAEASGTLTPDKVIIEATSGNTGIGLAMVCAVKGYKLMLLMPESASEERRRIMLAYGATIHLTPGHLSTDGAIEEAYRLNREEPDRYVLMDQFNNPASIAAHYRTTAQEIWDQTEGRVTHVVATLGTSGTVMGLTKRLKELNPDICVVAVEPFAGHKIQGLKNMQESYPPGIYDKHAPDRILNVDDESAFDLCRKLASQEGIFAGMSSGAALSGALQLACELNNRERRPTTSDQHPLVVTIFPDGGIRYLSTPLFAPPQEQGVQVRDLRQRKLTAIRPGKTGTRLFTPGPSLDDWADLGAWRRIVLLDVVARFLNQRHTEQRHHAEILVGVADLDDRAVLAARSESASLEASGREILTRIHELAGRLGIAPQTHFRPAGQCIASLLQACRKLLSKGLGYEKLRSVYFDVLRDKRYGDLLGVDPEKLRTGLTVDLDGYVKDNPRDFTLLKRTSLADLKDGLFLQTEWGNVRPSWYLQMAGVVLDDQPPELTLVLGDDDHRFPHLENLSSIWRGVGMAQPQAWITAQSAVCSEPEQRCTVTSLLDKDMPPLALRFWLLSSSYHTALCCSPDNLGMWLKNWQRLQQTLVRLHTLAPEHVSEDEAASRQTRPPEPVSSIGVNVDRSIGQTVFNVKQALTDCLEDDLNLPLFWPAMFQCTREINTAINQGRLSGCEASACIDLFRHLDAVLGVLDWTSVPLRPSDLPDHIRDLCTRRQTARREKDFATADTLRREIEAANFRIQDTSDRTLVFSI from the coding sequence ATGATTTACAGTCACGTTCTCTCCCTCATCGGTAACACGCCCCTGGTGGGCCTGAACAAGCTGAACCCCTTTGCAGGAGTCCGGATCGCGGCCAAACTGGAGGAGCGTAACCCCGGCGGCTCCATCAAGGACCGGGTTGCCCTGGCCATGATCGAACAGGCTGAAGCTTCCGGGACGCTGACCCCGGACAAGGTGATCATCGAGGCCACCTCAGGCAATACCGGCATCGGCCTGGCCATGGTCTGCGCGGTCAAGGGATACAAGCTGATGCTGCTCATGCCGGAATCCGCCTCGGAAGAGCGCAGGCGGATCATGCTCGCGTACGGAGCGACCATTCACCTGACCCCTGGCCACCTGAGCACGGATGGGGCCATTGAGGAAGCCTACCGGCTGAACCGCGAAGAACCGGATCGCTATGTCCTCATGGATCAGTTCAACAATCCGGCCAGTATCGCGGCGCACTACCGGACCACTGCCCAGGAAATCTGGGATCAGACCGAAGGGCGGGTGACCCACGTCGTGGCCACTTTGGGTACGTCGGGAACCGTGATGGGCTTGACGAAACGACTGAAGGAACTCAATCCGGACATCTGCGTCGTGGCCGTTGAACCCTTTGCCGGGCACAAGATTCAGGGCCTGAAAAACATGCAGGAATCCTACCCGCCGGGGATCTATGACAAACATGCTCCGGATCGGATTCTGAACGTGGATGACGAGTCCGCCTTTGATTTGTGTCGCAAATTGGCCAGCCAGGAGGGTATCTTTGCCGGGATGAGTTCCGGCGCCGCGCTTAGCGGAGCACTCCAGTTGGCTTGTGAGCTGAACAACCGGGAGCGCCGGCCGACGACATCGGATCAGCACCCCTTGGTGGTGACCATCTTCCCGGACGGCGGAATACGCTACCTGAGTACGCCCCTCTTCGCTCCCCCCCAGGAACAAGGCGTCCAGGTCCGGGACCTTCGACAGCGCAAGCTGACAGCAATACGACCAGGAAAGACCGGGACAAGGCTTTTCACTCCCGGCCCAAGTCTGGACGACTGGGCTGATCTTGGAGCATGGCGCCGGATCGTGCTCTTGGATGTGGTCGCCAGATTTCTGAACCAAAGGCACACCGAGCAGCGCCATCACGCCGAGATCCTGGTGGGCGTGGCGGATTTGGACGATCGAGCCGTCCTTGCCGCCCGCTCAGAATCCGCCAGTCTGGAAGCCTCCGGCCGGGAAATCCTGACCAGAATCCACGAGCTGGCCGGTCGTCTGGGCATAGCCCCTCAGACCCACTTTCGTCCGGCAGGACAATGCATCGCCTCATTGCTCCAGGCCTGCCGCAAGCTCCTGAGCAAGGGACTCGGCTATGAAAAACTGCGCTCCGTTTACTTCGATGTCCTCCGGGACAAGCGGTATGGGGATCTTTTGGGCGTTGATCCCGAAAAATTGCGCACCGGACTGACCGTGGATCTGGACGGTTACGTCAAGGATAACCCCAGAGACTTTACCCTGCTCAAACGGACCTCCCTGGCTGACCTCAAGGATGGACTCTTTCTCCAGACCGAATGGGGCAACGTTCGTCCAAGCTGGTATCTGCAAATGGCCGGAGTCGTCCTGGATGACCAGCCACCGGAACTGACCCTGGTCCTCGGGGACGACGACCACCGCTTTCCGCACCTGGAAAACCTCTCCTCCATCTGGCGCGGCGTAGGCATGGCCCAGCCTCAAGCCTGGATCACCGCCCAGTCCGCGGTCTGTTCCGAACCGGAGCAGCGGTGCACCGTCACGTCACTGCTCGACAAGGACATGCCGCCTCTGGCTCTCCGATTCTGGCTACTCTCCAGCTCCTATCACACGGCACTGTGCTGCTCCCCGGACAACCTGGGGATGTGGCTCAAGAACTGGCAACGCCTGCAACAAACCCTCGTCCGACTGCACACCCTCGCTCCGGAGCATGTCTCCGAAGACGAAGCCGCCTCCCGTCAAACCCGACCTCCCGAACCCGTCTCCAGCATTGGGGTGAACGTCGACCGATCCATTGGACAAACAGTATTCAACGTCAAGCAAGCCTTGACGGACTGCCTGGAAGACGATCTCAACCTGCCCCTGTTCTGGCCGGCAATGTTTCAGTGCACCCGGGAGATCAACACCGCGATCAACCAGGGCCGTCTCTCCGGATGCGAGGCTTCCGCCTGCATCGACCTGTTCCGGCATCTCGATGCCGTACTGGGCGTTCTGGACTGGACCAGCGTCCCCCTCCGCCCCTCCGACCTGCCGGACCACATTCGCGACCTCTGCACCCGACGTCAAACCGCCCGTCGCGAAAAGGACTTCGCCACAGCCGACACCCTGCGCCGGGAAATCGAAGCCGCCAACTTCCGCATCCAGGACACCTCGGACCGGACATTGGTCTTCTCCATTTGA
- a CDS encoding YggT family protein, which produces MGLTANFIYAVAFVLNSILTVYFWIVIISALMSWINPDPYNPIVRTLRSLTEPVFHKVRSVIPFIVVGGLDLSPIAVLLGIRFVQIFVVQSLYQFAAGM; this is translated from the coding sequence ATGGGTCTCACGGCCAACTTTATTTACGCAGTGGCGTTTGTCCTGAACTCGATCCTGACCGTCTATTTCTGGATCGTAATCATTTCCGCCCTGATGTCCTGGATCAATCCCGACCCCTACAATCCAATCGTCCGCACCCTGCGCTCGCTCACCGAGCCGGTCTTCCACAAGGTCAGGAGCGTGATACCGTTCATCGTGGTCGGCGGATTGGATCTCTCCCCCATTGCCGTGTTGTTGGGGATCAGGTTCGTGCAAATTTTCGTGGTTCAGTCGCT
- the rsfS gene encoding ribosome silencing factor has translation MKTRPATKKQTLTTPPRETPGALSETTRSTALAVAGWLEEKKARGITVLDVTPFSSVADVMVICTAQSARHAQALADWLLERYAEQGIVYLGMEGHAEGRWILVDGNDILVHIFQDESREFYNLDSLWANAHVLLSQSEPVDQS, from the coding sequence ATGAAGACACGCCCCGCGACAAAAAAACAGACCCTGACCACGCCCCCCCGCGAGACGCCCGGCGCCCTGAGCGAAACCACACGAAGCACGGCCCTGGCCGTGGCCGGGTGGTTGGAGGAAAAAAAGGCTCGGGGCATAACCGTTCTGGATGTCACGCCGTTTTCCTCCGTGGCGGACGTCATGGTCATTTGCACGGCACAAAGCGCCCGCCATGCGCAAGCCCTGGCCGACTGGCTCTTGGAGCGTTATGCTGAACAGGGCATCGTCTATTTGGGCATGGAGGGGCATGCTGAGGGCCGTTGGATTCTCGTGGACGGCAACGATATCCTCGTGCACATCTTTCAGGACGAAAGTCGGGAATTCTATAATCTGGACAGCCTCTGGGCCAATGCGCACGTGCTGCTTTCCCAGTCCGAACCAGTCGATCAGAGCTAA